From the genome of Pseudomonas bubulae:
AGTTGCACGGCGAGAATATTGGCCGACATGCTGATCTTTCCAAAGTACTGACCTATCACTGCGACTCGGATTCTTTTTCAATCAGCAATGAGTACAAGGAACGCTTGATTGCCGATATGGTGGGCCTCGCCAAGGACGTTTCACGAAAGCTTCCCAACGCCGTTTTTATAGAAAAACTGTGCGATTGGTATAGAAACGCGACAACGATCAATAAACAATCCGTTGCGACTGATGTCACTGCTCACCTCAGCAGAAAGGGTAATGACATCGCCACTATGATCATGGAGGTGAATCCAGATTTGGGCCGCGGTTCGAACAAGCTCAAGGTTTTGGATATCGGCGGAAATGACGGCAAGCTGACGTCCTATGTATCCGCCAGTCTGGCCGAGGCCAGCGGCATATATGTCGAGCCCTATGTCCTGGAAGTCGATACTGAAACAGGATGGGACGAAAACAGCAAAACGGTGCAACTCGAGAGTCGCAAGAATTGTGCATCCGTTAAAAAGATCATTTATGACGGCACTAGCATGAGCAGCGGCAAAGTGGCAGGGAGCGATTGTGCAAACCCATTAGTGGAAGGTGGAAAGTTTGATTGCGTCATGTATCAGCATTCACTGCATCACTTTCCCTCCGACGGGGTGCAACAATACAGTATCAAACAAGCCGCCGATCTGCTCAAGGAGGGGGGCGTACTGAGCATCACCGAGCACTCCAGTCGCCTGAGCGGAGATGATATCGACCTGATGCATGTGGTCATTGAGTTGTATAAGAAGCTCCATGAAAACCCGGATATATCGCCCGCACAACTGGAGCGAACCTACAATCAATATATGGAAGCTGAAACACCTGCCAATTATATGTCCCAAGAAAGACTGATCGCCATGGCCACCAATGCTGGATTTACCCCGGTGAC
Proteins encoded in this window:
- a CDS encoding class I SAM-dependent methyltransferase gives rise to the protein MLQLISLSPRAFDGPLESFEPVQHRLDSKSNYFIHDYLKLHGENIGRHADLSKVLTYHCDSDSFSISNEYKERLIADMVGLAKDVSRKLPNAVFIEKLCDWYRNATTINKQSVATDVTAHLSRKGNDIATMIMEVNPDLGRGSNKLKVLDIGGNDGKLTSYVSASLAEASGIYVEPYVLEVDTETGWDENSKTVQLESRKNCASVKKIIYDGTSMSSGKVAGSDCANPLVEGGKFDCVMYQHSLHHFPSDGVQQYSIKQAADLLKEGGVLSITEHSSRLSGDDIDLMHVVIELYKKLHENPDISPAQLERTYNQYMEAETPANYMSQERLIAMATNAGFTPVTVTPTSPGPDNAYSINFVKGDQKMIEKTRQLENLVYPASTLKADQLKYQTTFIPHLTRSNSFS